A single genomic interval of Devosia oryziradicis harbors:
- a CDS encoding adenylate kinase has translation MRLILLGPPGAGKGTQAKILVESYGIPQLSTGDILRSAIQNRTPLGLAAKEVMDRGDLVSNDIVNGIVSDRLDAEDCKAGFILDGFPRTIGQAEALDGMLADKGMALDAVIEMTADAEVLVARVINRAKESNRPDDNPEVIRKRLEVYKNDTAPLVDYYRKRGLVKTVDGMAPVEQVTAAIKAAITN, from the coding sequence ATGAGGTTGATTCTGCTCGGACCGCCGGGGGCGGGGAAGGGGACCCAGGCCAAGATCCTTGTGGAATCCTATGGGATCCCGCAGCTTTCAACCGGCGACATCCTGCGCTCGGCTATCCAGAACCGCACGCCCCTCGGGCTGGCGGCCAAGGAAGTGATGGACCGTGGCGACCTGGTGTCCAACGACATCGTCAACGGCATTGTCTCCGATCGGCTTGATGCGGAGGACTGCAAGGCCGGGTTCATCCTCGACGGCTTTCCGCGCACCATCGGTCAGGCCGAGGCCCTCGACGGCATGCTGGCCGACAAAGGCATGGCGCTCGACGCCGTCATCGAGATGACTGCGGACGCCGAAGTGCTGGTTGCCCGGGTCATCAACCGCGCGAAGGAAAGCAACCGCCCGGATGACAATCCGGAGGTGATCCGCAAGCGCCTTGAAGTCTACAAGAACGACACCGCGCCGCTGGTGGATTATTACCGCAAGCGGGGCCTGGTGAAGACGGTCGACGGCATGGCGCCGGTCGAGCAGGTGACGGCAGCCATCAAGGCGGCAATCACCAACTGA
- the rpsK gene encoding 30S ribosomal protein S11, translating to MAKAEVARVKRKERKNITSGVAHVNASFNNTMVTIADMQGNTISWSSSGVMGFKGSRKSTPYAAQVAAEDAAKKAQEHGMKTLEVEVRGPGSGRESALRALQAAGFNVTSIRDVTSIPHNGCRPRKRRRV from the coding sequence ATGGCTAAAGCTGAAGTCGCGCGCGTAAAGCGCAAGGAACGCAAGAACATCACGTCTGGCGTCGCCCACGTGAACGCTTCGTTCAACAACACCATGGTCACCATCGCCGACATGCAGGGCAACACGATTTCGTGGTCCTCGTCGGGTGTCATGGGTTTCAAGGGTTCGCGCAAGTCGACCCCGTACGCAGCCCAGGTTGCTGCTGAAGATGCCGCCAAGAAGGCGCAGGAACACGGCATGAAGACCCTCGAGGTCGAAGTGCGCGGTCCGGGTTCGGGCCGTGAATCGGCGCTCCGCGCCCTGCAGGCCGCTGGCTTCAATGTCACCTCGATCCGTGACGTGACCTCGATCCCGCACAATGGCTGCCGCCCGCGCAAGCGGCGCCGCGTCTAA
- the rplQ gene encoding 50S ribosomal protein L17, which produces MRHGNSGRKLSRTASHRKAMFANMSAALIKHEQIVTTLPKAKDLRPIVEKLITLGKRGDLHARRQAIAQIRDEGQVAKLFAVLGPRYKERQGGYIRIMKAGFRYGDNAPMAVIEFVDRDVNAKGQDSGPVQVQDESEAA; this is translated from the coding sequence ATGCGCCACGGTAATTCCGGCCGCAAGCTCAGCCGAACCGCCTCGCACCGCAAGGCAATGTTCGCCAACATGTCCGCCGCGCTGATCAAGCACGAGCAGATCGTTACCACTCTGCCCAAGGCGAAGGACCTGCGTCCGATCGTCGAGAAGCTGATCACGCTGGGCAAACGCGGCGACCTGCACGCTCGCCGTCAGGCAATCGCCCAGATCCGTGACGAAGGCCAGGTTGCCAAACTCTTTGCCGTGCTTGGTCCCCGCTACAAGGAACGCCAGGGCGGCTATATCCGCATCATGAAGGCCGGCTTCCGCTATGGCGACAATGCGCCGATGGCCGTGATCGAGTTCGTTGATCGTGACGTCAATGCCAAGGGCCAGGACAGCGGTCCGGTGCAGGTGCAGGACGAATCCGAAGCCGCGTAA
- the rpsM gene encoding 30S ribosomal protein S13 — protein sequence MARIAGVNIPTNKRVVIALQYIHGIGDKFAEDICAKVGIPAERRVNELTDAEVIQIRETIDRDYVVEGDLRRGVAMNIKRLMDLGNYRGLRHRRGLPVRGQRTHTNARTRKGPAKPIAGKKK from the coding sequence GTGGCTCGTATTGCTGGCGTCAATATCCCGACGAATAAGCGCGTTGTCATTGCGCTGCAGTATATCCACGGGATCGGCGACAAGTTCGCCGAGGATATCTGCGCCAAGGTTGGCATTCCGGCTGAGCGCCGTGTGAACGAGCTCACCGACGCCGAAGTGATCCAGATCCGTGAGACCATCGACCGCGACTACGTCGTGGAGGGTGACCTCCGTCGTGGCGTGGCGATGAACATCAAGCGCCTGATGGACCTGGGCAACTACCGTGGCCTGCGCCACCGTCGTGGCCTGCCGGTTCGTGGCCAGCGCACCCACACCAATGCCCGCACCCGCAAGGGTCCGGCCAAGCCGATCGCCGGCAAGAAGAAGTAA
- a CDS encoding DNA-directed RNA polymerase subunit alpha, with protein sequence MTVTIQRNWQELIKPTKLEIVSGSDNARVASVVAEPLERGYGLTLGNALRRVLLSSLQGAAVTAIQIDGILHEFSSLPGVREDITDLVLNVKEIALKMGGEGPKRLALSRQGPGAVTAGDIKVTGDIEVLNPELVICHLDDGAEINIEFTVDTGKGYVAADKNRPEDAPIGFIPVDSLFSPVRRVSYKVDATRAGESLDKDKLTLQVETNGALSPEDAVAFAARILQDQLSVFVNFEEPSKEKAQDAVPELAFNPALLKKVDELELSVRSANCLKNDNIVYIGDLIQKTEAEMLRTPNFGRKSLNEIKEVLAQMGLHLGMDVANWPPENIDDLAKRYEDHY encoded by the coding sequence ATTACCGTGACGATCCAGAGGAACTGGCAAGAACTGATCAAGCCGACCAAGCTGGAGATTGTTTCGGGCAGCGACAACGCGCGCGTGGCCTCGGTGGTTGCCGAGCCGCTTGAGCGCGGTTACGGGCTTACCCTTGGTAACGCCCTGCGTCGCGTGCTGCTGTCGTCGCTCCAGGGCGCGGCAGTGACTGCAATCCAGATTGACGGCATCCTGCATGAATTCTCCTCGCTTCCGGGCGTGCGGGAAGACATCACCGACCTGGTCCTCAACGTGAAGGAAATCGCGTTGAAGATGGGCGGTGAGGGTCCGAAGCGCCTTGCCCTCAGCCGTCAGGGCCCGGGCGCGGTCACCGCCGGCGACATCAAGGTCACCGGCGATATCGAAGTGCTGAACCCCGAGCTGGTCATCTGCCACCTCGACGACGGCGCCGAGATCAATATCGAATTCACCGTCGACACCGGCAAGGGCTATGTCGCGGCTGACAAGAATCGTCCAGAAGACGCGCCGATCGGCTTCATTCCGGTCGACTCGCTGTTCTCGCCGGTTCGTCGCGTCAGCTACAAGGTCGATGCGACCCGTGCGGGCGAGAGCCTGGACAAGGACAAGCTGACCCTGCAGGTCGAGACCAACGGCGCGCTGTCGCCGGAAGATGCCGTGGCTTTCGCCGCTCGCATTCTCCAGGACCAGCTGTCGGTATTCGTGAACTTCGAAGAGCCCAGCAAGGAAAAGGCACAGGATGCCGTTCCGGAGCTGGCCTTCAACCCGGCTCTGCTCAAGAAGGTCGACGAGCTCGAACTTTCGGTCCGCTCGGCCAACTGCCTGAAGAACGACAACATCGTCTATATCGGCGACCTGATCCAGAAGACGGAAGCCGAGATGCTGCGGACGCCGAATTTCGGCCGCAAGTCGCTCAACGAAATCAAGGAAGTCCTGGCACAGATGGGGCTTCATCTCGGGATGGACGTGGCCAATTGGCCGCCCGAGAATATCGATGACCTCGCCAAGCGCTACGAAGATCACTACTGA